A genomic region of Burkholderia humptydooensis contains the following coding sequences:
- a CDS encoding cytochrome P450/oxidoreductase, with the protein MTHPVSTPPASPAAQCPFHPASADVAPHPAGCPASAAAAAFDPFADAYQQDPPEYVRWAREQEPVFYSPKLGYWVVARYDDIKAIFRDNRTFSPSIALEKITPTGADANAVLASYGYAMNRTLVNEDEPAHMARRRLLIEPFTPDALRAHEPMVRRLAREYVDRFVDDGRADLVDQMLWEVPLTVALHFLGVPEEDMDTLRQYSIAHTVNTWGRPRPDEQVAVAHAVGQFWQYAGKVLERMREDPSGPGWMQFGIRMQREHPDIVTDSYLHSMMMAGIVAAHETTANATANALKLLLQHPHAWRELCEAPSLIPNAVDECLRHNGSIAAWRRIATCDTMVGGVAIPAGAKLLIVTSSANRDERRFADPDLFDIHRDDCADHLTFGYGSHQCMGKHLARMEMQIFIDELTRRLPHMRLAEQRFTYMPNTSFRGPEHLWVEWDPAANPERRRADARRSALAVRIGESNARSAGRALCVDSVTPAAERVLRVRLVAPDGAALPRWSAGAHIDVECGDTGLSRQYSLCGDPAERGAYEIAVLREPASRGGSAWMHERLRPGMRVTIRGPRNHFRLDAHAGRTILIAGGIGITPIGAIAREARALGIDYTLHYCGRSRRTMAFVDALAALHGGRLRLHVSDEGTRHDFSALDVAPGTQVYACGPARMLDALAARAAHWPADALRVEHFAAAAPRVDPAAEQPFEVELKDSGLTLTVPANRSLLATLRAANVDVQSDCEEGLCGSCEVRVLAGEVDHRDSVLSAGERAANTRMMACCSRAKRGRIVLEL; encoded by the coding sequence CGCCGACGCCTATCAGCAGGACCCGCCCGAATATGTGCGCTGGGCGCGCGAGCAGGAGCCCGTGTTCTACAGTCCGAAGCTCGGCTACTGGGTGGTCGCGCGCTACGATGACATCAAGGCGATCTTCCGCGATAACCGGACGTTCAGCCCGTCGATCGCGCTCGAGAAGATCACGCCGACGGGCGCCGACGCAAACGCGGTGCTCGCATCGTATGGCTATGCGATGAACCGCACGCTCGTCAACGAGGACGAGCCCGCGCACATGGCGCGGCGGCGTCTGCTGATCGAGCCGTTCACGCCCGATGCGCTGCGCGCGCACGAGCCGATGGTGCGGCGGCTCGCGCGCGAATACGTTGACCGCTTCGTCGACGACGGCCGCGCGGACCTCGTCGACCAGATGCTGTGGGAAGTGCCACTCACGGTCGCGCTGCATTTCCTCGGCGTGCCCGAAGAGGACATGGACACGCTGCGCCAGTACTCGATCGCGCACACCGTCAACACGTGGGGAAGGCCGCGGCCCGACGAGCAGGTCGCGGTCGCGCACGCGGTCGGGCAGTTCTGGCAGTACGCGGGCAAGGTGCTCGAGAGGATGCGCGAGGATCCTTCGGGGCCTGGCTGGATGCAGTTCGGCATCCGCATGCAACGCGAGCATCCGGACATCGTCACCGATTCGTACCTGCATTCGATGATGATGGCGGGCATCGTCGCGGCGCACGAAACCACCGCGAACGCCACAGCGAATGCGCTGAAGCTGCTGCTTCAGCATCCGCACGCGTGGCGCGAGCTGTGCGAAGCCCCTTCGCTGATTCCGAACGCGGTCGACGAATGCCTGCGCCACAATGGCTCGATCGCCGCATGGCGGCGGATCGCGACGTGCGACACGATGGTCGGCGGCGTGGCGATTCCCGCCGGCGCGAAGCTGCTGATCGTCACGTCGTCGGCGAATCGCGACGAGCGCCGCTTCGCCGATCCGGACCTGTTCGACATCCACCGCGACGATTGCGCCGATCACCTGACGTTCGGCTATGGCTCGCATCAGTGCATGGGCAAGCATCTCGCGCGGATGGAGATGCAGATCTTCATCGACGAGCTGACGCGCCGCCTGCCGCACATGCGGCTTGCCGAGCAGCGCTTCACGTACATGCCGAACACATCGTTTCGCGGTCCGGAGCATCTGTGGGTCGAGTGGGACCCGGCCGCGAATCCGGAGCGGCGTCGCGCGGATGCGCGGCGCTCGGCGCTCGCCGTGCGGATCGGCGAATCGAACGCGCGCAGCGCGGGGCGCGCATTGTGCGTCGACAGCGTGACGCCCGCGGCCGAGCGCGTGCTGCGCGTGCGCCTCGTCGCGCCCGACGGCGCGGCGCTGCCGCGCTGGAGCGCGGGCGCGCATATCGACGTCGAATGCGGGGATACCGGCCTTTCCCGACAGTATTCGCTGTGCGGCGATCCGGCCGAGCGCGGCGCATACGAGATCGCGGTGCTGCGCGAGCCGGCGAGCCGCGGCGGCTCCGCCTGGATGCACGAGCGGCTGCGGCCCGGCATGCGCGTGACGATTCGCGGGCCGCGCAACCATTTCCGGCTCGACGCGCACGCGGGCCGCACGATCCTGATCGCGGGCGGCATCGGCATCACGCCGATCGGCGCGATCGCGCGCGAAGCGCGTGCGCTCGGCATCGACTACACACTGCATTACTGCGGACGAAGCCGCCGGACGATGGCGTTCGTCGACGCGCTCGCCGCGCTGCATGGCGGGCGGCTTCGCCTGCACGTGTCGGACGAAGGCACGCGGCACGATTTCTCCGCGCTCGACGTCGCGCCCGGCACGCAGGTCTATGCGTGCGGGCCCGCGCGCATGCTCGACGCGCTCGCCGCCCGCGCCGCGCATTGGCCGGCGGACGCGCTGCGCGTCGAGCATTTCGCGGCCGCCGCGCCGCGCGTCGATCCGGCCGCCGAGCAACCGTTCGAAGTCGAGCTGAAGGATTCGGGGCTCACGCTGACGGTGCCCGCGAACCGCTCGCTGCTGGCGACGCTGCGCGCCGCGAACGTCGACGTGCAGAGCGATTGCGAGGAAGGGCTGTGCGGCTCGTGCGAGGTGCGTGTGCTCGCGGGCGAGGTCGATCATCGCGACAGCGTGCTGAGCGCGGGCGAGCGCGCGGCGAACACGCGCATGATGGCATGCTGCTCGCGCGCGAAGCGCGGGAGGATCGTGCTCGAGCTGTAG
- a CDS encoding patatin-like phospholipase family protein, giving the protein MAFKILSCDGGGIRGLITALLIQDLDRRSGILAKADGFAGTSTGGLLALALARGVSISEVVDVYRNRGAEIFQESGAWLEQRETIATGAASFAASAGPGLFACQYVNTGLKRIAQELLRGGDLTELRRLTVINSSRLWDPALRSWSACTFSNASGNAYRHVALVDAALATSAAPSYFPPYEVPSLGYFADGGLFANNPSMTAVSEALASRLGGELGNLRVLSLGTGISQEGIRPSAIGDPLRWGVTTWFWPLESHDVPASALLGLTLDTTAMLATQQATQLLGGCYRRANFVLGETVGLDDWRKAPLLESETAAYMKTPAWEGVCQWVDANWR; this is encoded by the coding sequence ATGGCATTCAAGATTCTCAGTTGCGACGGTGGCGGCATCAGGGGATTGATCACCGCGTTGCTCATTCAGGATCTCGATCGACGCAGCGGCATCCTGGCGAAGGCGGACGGCTTCGCCGGCACGTCGACGGGCGGCCTGCTCGCGCTCGCGCTTGCGCGCGGCGTGTCGATTTCCGAAGTCGTCGACGTCTACCGGAACCGGGGAGCCGAGATATTCCAGGAGAGCGGCGCGTGGCTTGAGCAGAGAGAGACGATCGCGACGGGCGCGGCGAGCTTCGCCGCGTCCGCCGGGCCGGGGCTTTTCGCGTGCCAGTACGTGAACACCGGGCTCAAGCGCATCGCGCAGGAACTGCTGCGCGGCGGCGATCTGACCGAGTTGCGCCGGCTGACCGTCATCAATTCGTCACGGCTATGGGACCCGGCGCTGCGCAGTTGGTCCGCATGCACGTTCTCGAACGCGAGCGGCAATGCGTATCGCCATGTCGCGCTTGTCGACGCGGCGCTCGCGACGTCGGCCGCGCCTTCGTATTTTCCGCCGTACGAAGTGCCGTCGCTCGGCTATTTCGCGGACGGCGGCCTGTTCGCGAACAATCCTTCGATGACGGCCGTTTCCGAGGCGCTTGCGAGCCGTCTCGGCGGCGAGCTCGGCAATTTGCGGGTGCTGTCGCTCGGCACCGGCATCAGTCAGGAAGGCATCCGCCCGAGCGCGATCGGCGATCCGCTCAGATGGGGCGTGACGACGTGGTTTTGGCCCCTCGAGAGCCACGATGTGCCGGCATCGGCGCTGCTCGGTCTCACACTCGATACGACCGCGATGCTCGCGACGCAGCAGGCGACGCAATTGCTCGGCGGATGCTACCGGCGCGCGAATTTCGTGCTCGGCGAAACGGTCGGGCTCGACGACTGGCGCAAGGCGCCGCTGCTGGAGAGCGAAACGGCCGCGTACATGAAGACGCCGGCGTGGGAGGGCGTCTGCCAGTGGGTCGACGCGAACTGGCGCTGA
- a CDS encoding HD domain-containing phosphohydrolase yields MSERAKASSPSISIPSNGSAGEDDARPACAAGDAPADEPVVLLVDDEPSVLSSLKRVFRPKRYRMLCADSGEAALALLAAGEVDVVVSDMRMPRMSGAELLARVGERHPDTMRILLTGYSEIDSAVRAINEAGIYRYLTKPWDDHDLLLTVEQALEQQRLRRETARLDALTRKQNDALRAFNAGLEAQVQARVEEIRQTMLFLEDAQRDLTHNFTAMVQACANMIELRCGAPGGESQRVGEAARNLALALGMSGWQAQELFFAGLLHGIGKLSLPDELLHKPLDRMAPDESRLYFQHPLRAQMVLTPVQQLGRVAHLIHHQYERFDGRGTPDGLAANAIPLGSRILAVARDFDALCSGSMFKRLYTVQQAMAVLVSQAGLRYDARVVDRFVALSKESPALDRRASVSRINASQLAEGMRLADDLHNSRGILLMTKGSVVSSHQAAQVRRFEANEVAPFVIFVDAGSGEPPPRGLLD; encoded by the coding sequence ATGAGCGAACGAGCGAAAGCGAGCAGTCCTTCGATATCGATACCCAGCAACGGGTCCGCCGGGGAGGACGACGCACGGCCGGCGTGTGCGGCGGGCGACGCGCCCGCCGATGAGCCGGTCGTGCTGCTCGTCGACGACGAGCCGAGCGTGCTGTCGTCGCTCAAGCGCGTGTTCCGCCCGAAGCGTTACCGGATGCTGTGCGCCGACAGCGGCGAAGCGGCGCTCGCCCTGCTGGCCGCGGGCGAAGTCGACGTGGTCGTGTCCGATATGCGGATGCCGCGGATGAGCGGCGCGGAACTTCTCGCGCGCGTGGGCGAACGGCATCCGGACACGATGCGCATTCTGCTGACCGGTTATTCCGAAATCGATTCGGCGGTGCGCGCGATCAACGAAGCGGGCATCTACCGGTACCTGACGAAGCCGTGGGACGATCACGACCTGTTGCTGACCGTCGAGCAGGCGCTCGAGCAGCAGCGCCTGCGCCGCGAGACCGCGCGGCTCGACGCGCTCACGCGCAAGCAGAACGACGCGTTGCGCGCGTTCAATGCGGGGCTCGAAGCGCAGGTGCAGGCGCGCGTCGAGGAGATCCGCCAGACGATGCTGTTTCTCGAAGACGCGCAGCGCGACCTGACGCACAATTTCACCGCGATGGTTCAGGCGTGCGCGAACATGATCGAGCTGCGCTGCGGCGCGCCCGGCGGCGAATCGCAGCGCGTCGGCGAGGCGGCGCGCAATCTGGCGCTCGCGCTCGGCATGAGCGGCTGGCAAGCGCAGGAGCTGTTCTTCGCGGGGCTGCTGCACGGCATCGGCAAGCTGTCGTTGCCGGACGAGCTGCTGCACAAGCCGCTCGACCGGATGGCGCCGGACGAGAGCCGGCTCTATTTCCAGCACCCGTTGCGCGCGCAGATGGTGCTCACGCCGGTTCAGCAGCTCGGCCGCGTCGCGCACCTGATCCATCATCAATACGAGCGATTCGACGGGCGCGGCACGCCCGACGGACTCGCCGCCAACGCGATTCCGCTCGGCTCGCGCATTCTGGCCGTCGCGCGCGACTTCGACGCGCTGTGCAGCGGCAGCATGTTCAAGCGGCTGTACACCGTGCAGCAGGCAATGGCGGTGCTCGTCTCGCAAGCCGGTCTGCGCTACGACGCGCGCGTCGTCGACCGGTTCGTCGCGCTCTCGAAGGAATCGCCGGCGCTCGACCGGCGCGCGAGCGTATCGCGAATCAACGCTTCGCAACTCGCGGAAGGCATGCGGCTTGCCGACGACCTGCACAACAGCCGTGGCATCCTGCTGATGACGAAGGGCAGCGTCGTGTCGTCGCATCAGGCCGCGCAGGTGCGCCGTTTCGAAGCGAACGAAGTGGCTCCGTTCGTGATTTTCGTCGATGCGGGAAGCGGCGAGCCGCCGCCGCGCGGCCTGCTCGATTGA
- a CDS encoding MFS transporter: MSARSHIAAVYLLGFSIDLANMFAINAAYPALQRELHASVAQLAWIGNLYMLGLTVVIPLGAWLAHRFGERRLLAASLLVFALGSAGAASAQSIGALLASRLVQGLGGGLLIPVGQAMTYRAYPREARARLTSIVMMVALLVPATSPALGGVIVDHASWRAVFAGMLALAALSCALALAWLPADVASDAPRPLDAAGLGLSAAALVALLLGLTFASRRGAEMPAIAALATACAAGLAYVRHARRSSAPLLDLALLSQPLPRVGIVVYLCVPGVFTGVNLIASLFLQNALGLSATQVGALMVPWSAASFAAIATTRRVFPSAGARPLLACGIVIDCVGVALLATPFAAHEAGRVLAYAAMGFGASLCTSTSQSAAFLDVPAASMGEASALWNLNRQLSFCLGVAALGSALNFLLTFNGGAAPLAYRQCFALGALLTLLPLPLVARLGSRRAAVSPAVSVDTQSSRS; this comes from the coding sequence ATGTCCGCCCGCTCACACATCGCCGCCGTCTATCTGCTCGGCTTCTCGATCGACCTCGCGAACATGTTCGCGATCAACGCCGCGTACCCGGCGCTGCAGCGCGAGCTGCACGCATCGGTCGCGCAGCTCGCGTGGATCGGCAACCTCTACATGCTCGGGCTCACCGTCGTGATTCCGCTCGGCGCGTGGCTCGCGCACCGGTTCGGCGAGCGCCGTCTGCTCGCGGCGTCGCTGCTCGTGTTCGCGCTCGGCAGCGCCGGCGCGGCGAGCGCGCAGTCGATCGGCGCGCTGCTCGCGTCGCGGCTCGTGCAGGGGCTCGGCGGCGGCCTGCTGATTCCCGTGGGCCAGGCGATGACCTATCGCGCCTATCCGCGCGAAGCGCGCGCCCGCCTGACATCGATCGTGATGATGGTCGCGCTGCTCGTTCCCGCGACGTCGCCCGCGCTCGGCGGCGTGATCGTCGACCATGCCTCGTGGCGCGCTGTGTTTGCGGGAATGCTCGCGCTCGCCGCGTTGTCGTGCGCGCTCGCGCTCGCGTGGCTGCCTGCCGACGTCGCCAGCGATGCGCCTCGCCCGCTCGATGCAGCGGGCCTCGGCCTCAGCGCGGCCGCGCTCGTCGCGCTGCTGCTCGGCCTCACGTTCGCGAGCCGGCGCGGCGCGGAAATGCCGGCGATCGCCGCGCTCGCGACCGCGTGCGCCGCCGGCCTCGCATACGTCCGACATGCGCGCCGATCGAGCGCGCCGCTGCTCGATCTCGCGCTGCTCTCGCAGCCGCTCCCGCGCGTCGGCATCGTCGTCTATCTGTGCGTGCCCGGCGTCTTCACGGGCGTGAATCTGATCGCATCGCTCTTTCTGCAGAACGCGCTGGGGCTCAGCGCGACGCAGGTCGGCGCGCTGATGGTGCCGTGGTCCGCCGCATCGTTCGCCGCGATCGCGACGACACGGCGTGTCTTCCCATCGGCCGGCGCAAGGCCGCTGCTCGCCTGCGGCATCGTGATCGACTGCGTCGGCGTCGCACTGCTCGCAACGCCGTTCGCGGCGCACGAGGCGGGCCGCGTGCTGGCCTACGCCGCGATGGGCTTCGGCGCGAGCCTCTGCACGAGCACGTCGCAAAGCGCCGCGTTTCTCGACGTGCCAGCCGCCAGCATGGGCGAAGCGAGCGCGCTCTGGAACCTCAATCGTCAGTTGAGTTTCTGTCTGGGCGTCGCCGCGCTCGGCAGCGCGCTCAATTTCCTGCTGACGTTCAACGGCGGCGCCGCGCCGCTTGCGTATCGTCAGTGCTTTGCGCTCGGCGCGCTGCTGACGCTGCTGCCGCTGCCGCTCGTCGCGCGGCTCGGCTCGCGTCGCGCGGCGGTCTCGCCCGCTGTTTCCGTGGACACCCAATCGAGTCGATCATGA
- a CDS encoding LysR family transcriptional regulator, which translates to MVSLDRFDVFRAVVEAGSFTGAADVLNQARAAVSFNVKQLEAELGVTLLTRTTRRVELTEAGERFYERCLRVLAEAEEAIDDARGEHGGMQGSLRVTSTVEYALRVVAPALREFTSMHPALRVRLETHTSQADLVRDRFDVAIRLGRFEQFQDLPYRGVCIDTYDVRPVASPALLAEHGAARIESPDALARLPQLGHSRLSQVASWLLHDRDGREHVYRPAAKPHLIADNASVLCAFARQGSGVALLPEWLVRDDLDNGTLIDALPDYRFPQQGVYALYPSTRHVPQKVRAWVDFIKCYVRRRTEG; encoded by the coding sequence ATGGTGAGCTTGGATCGTTTCGACGTGTTTCGCGCAGTCGTGGAGGCCGGTTCGTTCACGGGCGCGGCGGACGTGCTGAACCAGGCGCGCGCGGCCGTGAGCTTCAACGTCAAGCAGCTCGAGGCCGAGCTCGGCGTGACGCTGCTCACGCGCACGACGCGGCGCGTGGAGTTGACCGAAGCGGGCGAGCGTTTCTACGAGCGCTGCCTGCGCGTGCTCGCCGAAGCCGAAGAGGCGATCGACGATGCGCGCGGCGAGCACGGCGGGATGCAGGGCAGCTTGCGGGTCACGTCGACGGTCGAATACGCGCTGCGGGTCGTCGCGCCGGCGCTGCGCGAATTCACGAGCATGCATCCGGCGCTGCGCGTGCGGCTCGAGACGCATACGTCGCAGGCGGACCTCGTGCGCGATCGATTCGACGTCGCGATCCGGCTCGGCCGCTTCGAGCAGTTCCAGGACTTGCCGTACCGGGGCGTGTGCATCGACACCTACGACGTGCGGCCGGTGGCTTCGCCCGCGCTGCTGGCCGAGCACGGCGCCGCGCGAATCGAATCGCCGGACGCGCTCGCGCGCTTGCCGCAGCTCGGGCACAGCCGTCTGTCGCAGGTTGCGTCGTGGTTGCTGCACGATCGCGACGGGCGAGAGCACGTATATCGGCCTGCGGCGAAGCCGCATCTGATTGCGGACAACGCATCGGTGCTGTGCGCGTTCGCGCGGCAGGGCAGCGGCGTCGCGCTGCTGCCCGAGTGGCTCGTGCGCGACGATCTGGACAACGGAACGTTGATCGACGCGCTGCCGGATTATCGGTTTCCGCAGCAGGGCGTCTATGCGCTGTATCCGTCGACGCGGCACGTGCCGCAGAAGGTTCGCGCGTGGGTCGATTTCATCAAGTGCTACGTGCGGCGGCGCACGGAGGGCTGA
- the ripB gene encoding (R)-specific enoyl-CoA hydratase RipB/Ich (Second step in itaconate degradation.): MSTTISAYRQIGDKRFREISGLYFEDFEPGNVYEHRPGRTITDVDNIWMTLLTMNTQQVHFDAEYAAKTEWKKLLVDSTFTLALLTGMSVRTVSAKVVANLGWDKVRASAPVFAGDTLYAESTVLSRRESKSRPTQGIVTVETKGVNQHGVVVMSFERTMLIYKRGHSPEADANY, from the coding sequence ATGAGCACGACGATTTCCGCGTATCGACAGATCGGCGACAAGCGGTTTCGCGAGATATCCGGCCTGTATTTCGAGGATTTCGAGCCGGGCAACGTCTATGAGCACCGGCCGGGCCGCACGATCACGGACGTCGACAACATCTGGATGACGCTCCTGACGATGAATACGCAGCAGGTGCATTTCGATGCCGAATACGCGGCGAAGACCGAATGGAAGAAGCTGCTCGTCGACAGCACGTTCACGCTCGCGCTGCTGACCGGCATGAGCGTGCGCACGGTCAGCGCGAAGGTGGTGGCGAATCTCGGCTGGGACAAGGTGAGGGCGAGCGCGCCGGTGTTCGCGGGCGACACGCTGTACGCGGAATCGACGGTGCTGTCGCGCCGCGAATCGAAGAGCCGGCCGACGCAGGGGATCGTGACCGTCGAGACGAAGGGCGTCAACCAGCACGGTGTCGTCGTGATGTCGTTCGAGCGCACGATGCTGATCTACAAGCGCGGTCATTCGCCGGAAGCCGACGCCAACTACTGA
- the sctT gene encoding type III secretion system export apparatus subunit SctT — MNTSDIFALLHLGDELIGFIVLLALSSERLLVIMSILPATADTVMKGPMRSGAAAVWCLFIACGQQALIPQLHGAFLVIACLKEAVIGLVLGIAASTVFWAAEAIGTYVDDVAGFNNVQMQNPSSGTQTSLMATLFGQLTIASFWLLGGMTFLLGALVESYAWWPLGSFDPVPAPLLEAFAQARIDMLMNMIARIATPMMAMLVLVDLGLAFVARSAQKLDLMSVGQPLKGAIAVLIVAVLAGNFVTEMRGQISLAELAQQVRRLAQRPGGDGKTDRGGRASGASGATSVTSVR; from the coding sequence ATGAACACCAGCGACATCTTTGCGCTGCTGCACCTGGGCGACGAACTCATCGGCTTCATCGTGCTGCTCGCGCTGTCGAGCGAGCGGCTGCTCGTGATCATGTCGATCCTGCCCGCGACCGCCGACACCGTGATGAAAGGCCCGATGCGCAGCGGCGCGGCGGCGGTGTGGTGCCTGTTCATCGCGTGCGGGCAGCAGGCGCTGATTCCGCAGCTTCACGGCGCGTTTCTCGTGATCGCCTGCTTGAAGGAGGCCGTGATCGGGCTCGTGCTCGGCATCGCCGCGTCGACGGTGTTCTGGGCCGCCGAGGCGATCGGCACGTATGTCGACGACGTTGCCGGCTTCAACAACGTGCAGATGCAGAACCCGAGCTCGGGCACGCAGACATCGCTGATGGCGACGCTGTTCGGGCAACTGACGATCGCGTCGTTCTGGCTGCTGGGCGGCATGACGTTCCTGCTCGGCGCGCTGGTCGAATCGTATGCATGGTGGCCGCTCGGGTCGTTCGATCCGGTTCCCGCGCCGCTGCTCGAAGCGTTCGCGCAGGCGCGGATCGACATGCTGATGAACATGATCGCGCGGATCGCGACGCCGATGATGGCGATGCTGGTGCTCGTCGACCTGGGCCTCGCGTTCGTCGCGCGGTCGGCGCAGAAGCTCGATCTGATGTCGGTCGGCCAGCCGCTCAAGGGCGCGATCGCAGTGCTGATCGTCGCGGTGCTGGCGGGGAATTTCGTGACCGAGATGCGCGGGCAGATTTCGCTTGCGGAGCTGGCGCAGCAGGTCCGGCGGCTCGCGCAGCGGCCGGGGGGCGACGGGAAGACGGATCGAGGGGGCCGCGCTTCGGGAGCTTCGGGGGCGACCAGTGTCACATCCGTTCGCTGA
- a CDS encoding type III secretion protein HrpB7, translating to MMRRRQRAFETLLARREQRGARLRAEQAALRAERDAAAAELAQGEAHAHAKLDAANRYAARVDAMAAGHAPFAVGDYAACRRYRDALLDEHALASAQCAGLRAALQAKLDQLAATARRIARNDAQIDVVRERIKQLARTAEAAAEDTQDEDIEEGVLARRLAAARASDEACG from the coding sequence GTGATGCGCCGCAGGCAGCGCGCCTTCGAGACGCTCCTCGCGCGGCGCGAGCAGCGCGGCGCGAGGCTGCGCGCGGAGCAGGCCGCGCTGCGCGCCGAACGCGACGCGGCGGCGGCCGAACTCGCGCAGGGCGAAGCGCACGCGCACGCGAAGCTCGATGCGGCGAATCGCTATGCGGCGCGCGTGGACGCGATGGCGGCCGGCCACGCGCCGTTCGCGGTCGGCGATTACGCGGCGTGCCGCCGCTATCGCGATGCACTGCTCGACGAGCACGCGCTCGCGAGCGCGCAATGCGCGGGGCTGCGCGCGGCGCTGCAGGCGAAGCTCGACCAGCTCGCCGCGACCGCGCGCCGGATCGCGCGCAACGACGCGCAGATCGACGTCGTGCGCGAGCGGATCAAGCAGCTCGCGCGCACGGCCGAGGCGGCCGCCGAGGACACGCAGGACGAGGACATCGAAGAAGGCGTGCTCGCACGCCGGCTCGCGGCCGCGCGGGCATCGGACGAGGCATGCGGATGA
- the sctN gene encoding type III secretion system ATPase SctN, which translates to MNALTDLSRVADAMAARLAIEPAVDMTGKVLEVIGTLMRVVGLEATLGELCELRSASGALIQHAEVVGFTRNVALLSPFGTLGEINRGTRVIGLRRPLSVKVGHGILGRVIDSFGEPIDGRGELDYDALRPVIAPPPNPMSRRMVDAPLATGVRIVDGLITLGEGQRMGIFAPAGVGKSTLLGMFARGASCDVNVIALIGERGREVREFVELIMGEDGMARSVVVCATSDRSSIERAKAAYAATAIAEYFRDQGKRVLLMMDSLTRFARAGREIGLAAGEPPARRGFPPSVFAELPRLLERTGMGEHGSITALYTVLAEDDSGSDPIAEEVRGILDGHIILSREIAARNQYPAIDVLGSLSRIMPQVATREHVGAAGRLRQLLAKHREIETLLQLGEYQAGSDPAADEAVAKIDRIRTFLNQRTDEYSPPDATLAALHALVQ; encoded by the coding sequence ATGAATGCGTTGACCGATCTGTCCCGCGTCGCCGACGCGATGGCCGCGCGGCTCGCGATCGAGCCCGCCGTCGACATGACGGGCAAGGTGCTCGAAGTGATCGGCACGCTCATGCGCGTGGTCGGCCTCGAAGCGACGTTGGGCGAGCTGTGCGAGCTGCGCAGCGCGTCGGGCGCGCTGATCCAGCATGCGGAAGTCGTCGGCTTCACCCGCAACGTCGCGCTGCTGTCGCCGTTCGGCACGCTCGGCGAGATCAATCGCGGCACGCGCGTGATCGGCCTGCGGCGGCCGCTGTCGGTGAAGGTCGGCCACGGCATCCTCGGGCGCGTGATCGACAGTTTCGGCGAGCCGATCGACGGGCGCGGCGAGCTCGACTACGACGCGCTGCGTCCCGTGATCGCGCCGCCGCCGAACCCGATGTCGCGGCGGATGGTCGACGCGCCGCTCGCCACCGGCGTGCGCATCGTCGACGGCCTGATCACGCTCGGCGAAGGCCAGCGCATGGGGATCTTCGCGCCCGCGGGCGTCGGCAAGAGCACGCTGCTCGGCATGTTCGCGCGCGGCGCGTCGTGCGACGTCAACGTGATCGCGCTGATCGGCGAGCGCGGCCGCGAAGTGCGCGAGTTCGTCGAGCTGATCATGGGCGAGGACGGCATGGCGCGCTCGGTCGTCGTGTGCGCGACGTCCGACCGCTCGTCGATCGAGCGCGCGAAGGCCGCGTATGCGGCCACCGCGATCGCCGAGTATTTCCGCGACCAGGGCAAGCGCGTGCTGCTGATGATGGATTCGCTCACGCGCTTCGCGCGCGCCGGCCGCGAGATCGGCCTCGCGGCCGGCGAGCCGCCCGCGCGGCGCGGCTTCCCGCCTTCCGTGTTCGCCGAGCTGCCGCGCCTGCTCGAGCGCACCGGGATGGGCGAGCACGGTTCGATCACCGCGCTCTACACGGTGCTCGCCGAGGACGATTCCGGCAGCGACCCGATCGCCGAGGAAGTGCGCGGCATTCTCGACGGCCACATCATCCTGTCGCGCGAGATCGCCGCGCGCAACCAGTATCCGGCGATCGACGTGCTCGGCAGCCTGTCGCGGATCATGCCGCAGGTCGCGACGCGCGAGCACGTCGGCGCGGCGGGCCGGCTGCGCCAGTTGCTCGCGAAGCACCGAGAGATCGAGACGCTGCTGCAGCTCGGCGAATACCAGGCGGGCAGCGATCCGGCGGCCGACGAGGCGGTCGCGAAGATCGACCGGATTCGCACGTTCCTCAACCAGCGCACCGACGAGTACTCGCCGCCCGACGCGACGCTCGCCGCGCTGCACGCGCTCGTCCAGTGA